The Lonchura striata isolate bLonStr1 chromosome 13, bLonStr1.mat, whole genome shotgun sequence DNA window CGAGACGCGCGCGCCGGGAGGGGCCGCGGCGCAGCATGGGGCGGGTAGTTCCGCCGGCGCCGCGGTGCATCGTGGTCCGCGTAGttccggggcggcggcggcggcggcggcgagagGCCGCGCGGGCCTTGTGGGAGCTGTAGTTCGGCGGGGCCGCTCGCCCCGCTCGCCGCGAGTGTCCCCCCGCCCCGCGAGGCCATGCCGGGCTTCACCTGCTGCGTACCGGGCTGCTACAACAACTCGCACCGCGACAAGGCGCTGCACTTCTACACCTTCCCCAAGGACGAGGAGCTGCGGCGCCTCTGGCTCAAGAACGTCTCCCGGGCGGGCGTCAGCGGCTGCTTCAGCACCTTCCAGCCCACCACGGGCCACCGCGTCTGCAGCGAGCACTTCCAGGGCGGCCGCAAGTCCTACCTGGTGCGGGTCCCCACCATCTTCCCGCTGCGCGGCGTCAACGAGCGCAAGGCTCAGCGGGCCcggcgcccccgccccgccgccgccgccgccgccccgcagggccccgcggccgccgagGCCCCTGCAGGGGGCGCGGCCGAGGACGTGAAGCCCATCGACCTGACGGTGCAGGTGGAGCTCGGGGCCGCCGCCACCATCGGGCCCAGCCCCGTGCGGCTGCCGGTGCCGGtaccggcggcggcggcggcggcgggggaggAGAGCCCGGCGGAGGGCGGCCCCCCCGACCACTCGTACTCGCTGTCGTCGGGAACCACGtcggaggagctgctgaggaagcTGAACGAGCAGCGCGACATCATCGCGCTGCTGGAGGTGAAGATGAAGGAGATGAAGGGCAGCATCCGCCGCCTGCGCCTGGCCGAGGCCCAGCTCCGCGAGGAGATCCGCGAGAAGGACCGGCTGCTCCACGCCGCCAGCGCCGGCACCCGCAAGCGCCACGGGCTCTgagcgcccggcccggcgcggggcTCTCCATCCCGGAGCCTCCGCCGCGCTCGCTGCGGTGCCGGGCAGGGCGGCGATGGGATGGAGCGCGGCCCCTCCGCGCCCGGCTCAGCCCACGCTACGGCAGCCGCCGGCCGGGCGAGGCCTCGCCGCAGGATTCCCCTGCCAGGATTGCATCAGCGCCCTTATTGCCCCGACCTTATCTCCGGTGTCACCTCACACCGGGCCCGTCAAACCCGCTGCCTGCGGTGTCGGAACGCGCTGCTCGTAGCGTGGATGGGACCCGAGTCGTCACTAAGTGGATGTAGGGTATCAGTTTTCAGCAAATAAAACTCGCTCTGTGTCAAGTGAGGTAACAGCAACACTACCCTGGAGAAGGCGTGTCCGACTGCCATGGGCGCCGCACCCATCGCGGGATGGTCGGTGATGTCGCGTTCAGCCTCGCTCAGTGGAGGAAAGCTTTAGAAACCCTCTCAGGGTGATGTGTTTCTTCAGTAAATTACTGATGCCATAAAAGACTGCTGTTCCAAGAGTGACAGAACCCCCAGATTAAAGAGTGTTCTCGTACCGTGTAGTTTCTGCTTTCTCTGCAGCGTGTGTGTGTTGGTTACAGATGTCTCCGTGCTCTTGACACCAGTAAGGATTACAGTCTGGTACAAAGAACACGGTGGCACTTAACAGCTGTAGTTTATCTCATTGGCTTAAGACTCCCTCTCATGAAATGGAGGCTTTGTAACACATTGGAATTTTAATCCTTGGCTTTCTTTCTGAGAACCAGGATGAAACAGAAGTGACTTTACCTGCAGTGGTTGCAAACCTTTCCTGTCTAATCCTAAACTAGTTGGCATGACTAATAATCTGTACATTAGGCAAGACCATACTAAAACCTGCTTGTGTGTTCTAAACCAAGATTTAAGAGTATTGTAACAAATCTATGTGGAATGGTTGTGTAGTGTCTGTTTCTAGCCAGCGTCAGTCCCTTCTCTTTCTGCAACAGGAAACCAAATCAGCGTTGGCTAGAAAGAGGGTGGAGTGAGGGTAGCAAAGCCACGGGTTTGGCTTGGTTATGCACGTCCAGCCTGGCTGGTGGAACAGATCCCTCAGCAGTTTGGAGGAGAAGGGGAGTGTCTGGTGCCCCAGCACGGCcctgtggcagtggcagtgccgATGGATGTTGAGAACAAAAGGCACCTCACCACAGCGTGCCCATATTCGCCTTCGAGGGGAGAATTCCCAGGTGTTCCCTGGCTCTGTGAGATCCTTCTGGAACCGGAGTGCATTGTTCAGTAGATTGGGATGTCACTTTTACTAAATTTTATAGAGGTATTTTCTAAATGTAAAAAGTATCTTTAGTTGGAAATTATGTAATCTTTGTTAACACTGGCTAATGTAGCTTTACAACCATCAGCTTCAACACTGTATACAACCGAACAAAAGGGCACCGTGGGGTTTTGTAGCCGGAGGTTTCTCTGTAGGTCCTGAAGCCAGTTCAGCTCCAGGTTGTCACAGCCTGCTATGTGATGCATGGCTCATTTTTTTATTAACGTGTGTGCCAAGTTGGATGGCCATCTGTAAGGATGCTACATGTCTATCCATGTACTAAGTCCTTGCCattatttcagtttaatttattCTCCAATCTGATATGTAGCTCTCCAGCTCTGTGCTATACTGATTTTTCTGCGAGTTGAGTTAGCGGCAATTTTTTCATTT harbors:
- the THAP11 gene encoding THAP domain-containing protein 11, producing MPGFTCCVPGCYNNSHRDKALHFYTFPKDEELRRLWLKNVSRAGVSGCFSTFQPTTGHRVCSEHFQGGRKSYLVRVPTIFPLRGVNERKAQRARRPRPAAAAAAPQGPAAAEAPAGGAAEDVKPIDLTVQVELGAAATIGPSPVRLPVPVPAAAAAAGEESPAEGGPPDHSYSLSSGTTSEELLRKLNEQRDIIALLEVKMKEMKGSIRRLRLAEAQLREEIREKDRLLHAASAGTRKRHGL